DNA sequence from the Nicotiana tomentosiformis chromosome 3, ASM39032v3, whole genome shotgun sequence genome:
tttgggtcgtgacacgtcgAACCTGCCTTACCGGGGGATAGAGTGGATCGACGTTTATATCTCTTTTGGGATACCtagcatatctgcatggctaaaagcaaacagGTCCGCGTTAGCAATTAGGAATTTGCGAAACTTACTTGGTTCTTGGAGTTTGCAACCTATGTAAGCTTTCTTGCTGAGATTGCTGAAATCTAGCTGAACGAGGTCGAGGTCCTCTATAGTCGATCTTGAGGCCTCGGCCATATCGGGGTCTTTGATGACGTCTTTGATGTCGTCGTTTAccgacctcgaccctgttgattgctatgctTCCTTCTCTTTGTCTATCATTTGTTGAGTGGTCGTGAGTCTAGGCTGATGTTTGCTGACGCCACCCGTCAGGAAGGGGAGTGTGATCTCGCCAGATGTTCGTttaactgcattgttaaaacccgttagtgtgatgcagcgtgGTACTATCTTGTCCTCTAGTTTCATTTGTGTGAgtactcggggatggataatacATGCGCCGCTTTTGTCATCTACCATAATCTGTCTTACATCGGTGTCTAAAATTTGTAAAATAATAACAAGAGCGTCATAGTGAGTGTGgtactatcttgtcctcgagtttcTTCAAGTTCGTCATATCGTTCGTGGGTGATCtaccgtttgagcttgtgggtcaTGGTTAACTTTACGCTATTGATGGAAGTATCGTCTtcaccaccgatgatcatgtggatggtgcgGGCGGCTTCTGCGGTCCTTGATGTTGTTTGCGCCCCCTAGAAAAGTTAGTTCTTCCCTGATCGCTCAGGAGTTCTTTGAGGTGCCCCTGTCGCAGCATATTCACGACCTCCtatcttagggcgatgcaatctttgattttgtgtcctcgctcttgatggaactcgcagagggcgtTTGATTTTCTGGCATTCGAGTCTGACCTCATATTTTGCGGCCACTTCACCTTTTACCCGAGCTTCTTCAGGGCGTAAACAATCTCTGTAGGTGACACGCAAAAATTGTGAGTGGATAATAAaggggcatacctctttcattctGGTAAGTCCCTGTCCTTGACCGGGGTGGTCCTTCTTCATGGTGGGATGATGGTATAGCGATAGTTCTGACATATGGGAGATGTCGGTCCCGGTTTGGCCGTGAGGTTACCGGATCTCTTCTGATATCACTTCTCCAATCTTTTCTGGAATCTGCTTGTATTGAGGTCAGTCGATGAGTTGGCCCATTGAGATCGTCTTCGTCTGCTTGAAATTTGGCATAATATACATTATGTATTTCGTCCCAAATTGTTGGGGGGCATTTCATAAGCCGACTCAGTAATTTTCTTGTCGCTCTCGAACCATTTATGTTCAGTCCATTTTGAAAAGCGGCCACCGCCATTACTTCTGATACATTGGCCAAAGTCATTCTCACTCGGTTGAAACGGGCGAGAAAATCCCTAAGTCCTTCTCCTGGCGACTATTTGATAGCAAAGATATCATCCACTCTCGCCTCAGCCTTTTTGGCTCCGGCGTGGGCCGTCACGAATTTATCGGCCATTTCCTCGAAAGTTTCGATGGAATGGGCTAGTAGTTGTGAGTACCAGGTTAGTGCTCCTCCCGTGAGGGTTTTGCCGAACTTCTTTAGCAGAATAGAGGATACTTGCTCCTTTGTgaggtcgttgcctttcacgGTGGTGACGTAGTGGGTCACATGATCTTCGGGGTCAGTTGTGCCATTGTATATTTTCAAGTAGGGCGGTATTTTAAAAGTCTTCGATATGGCGTGCGGGGCAGCGCGCCGTCGCTGTACGGTTGCTCGACGAACCGACCGACATATCTTTTCGGTAATAACTTAGGAGCGcccggtattttatcgaccctttcttggtgcTCTCTCATTTGGTCCAGAAGTGCCTTGTTCTCGTTTTTCATTCCttccatccttttcagaatggtTGTGAGTGCGTCATTACCTGCATTATTAATAACATTGTGAGTGATACCTATTGTTGCGGGCGCGGGGAGGGGGGCAGTTGATCATGTTGCTTGTTCTCTGGTGGCGTAGCACAGGTTCTCGCAGTCGCTACGGCCGCGCCCTGAACGGACTTATGGAGTACGCTGGTCAGTGTATTAGTTAGCCAAGCTTCAAGGAGCTTCTTTATCACTGACGGTGCCTCCTCTCCTACGGATGTGGAGGCTGTCTTGCCAAGGGATTTCGTGATGTTGTAGTGGGAGGGGGTGATCCACCTTGCCTAGGAGAGGCATTGGGCGTTGTGACCTCGTCCACTGCTTCTGAGATCTCGTGGATGATgtccatgaggttggttgggaggttacTCATAATTCTTACTCTTTCTTCTATGTTACCTGCCATGTTAGATCTGTGCAAGCGGAGAGGAAAAAGGTTCTTTTTTTTTACGTCAGCAATCCATACCgattgtagatctagaagaaactaaaaagcTTAGTTAGaaaatccccacagacggcgccaaattatttgaccaagAAATATAATCTCCGGTTaaactatttaatttatataatgAAGGGTCaaatctagttaaggataataactctagatattAAGCGTAAGGATGCACGATAGATGGGACTGAGTTCGTATATGATTGATAACAATAAATATGAAATACTCTTGCAACAAGAACATTAAATGAGATATATCTAGCAATAAATGTTAATAAATGGTATTTATCTAAATAAAAAGAATGGTTCACCCGATAACGAATGAACAAGGTGAATCTTTTGTCTGACAATCGTGAATGACAGATAGATCCAAGATTTGCATGAACAATCCTTGGATCTGGTGGAAGAGTGAGAAATAATATGAACGagaatctttataaaaaggtagCCTTTGTGTTTTTATCCGAAAGGGAGCCTTCTTCTCCAAAGTCTTCTTATCAGAAAAATATTACATTTCCTTATCATTGTCTCTTCTTTCTCTATATATGAGCCCATTTTCTTAGAAAACTCTAATAGTACAAACACTAgaaatattcactagaatattccccTTTTTAATACCTTATTCTCACAAATTAGCCATTACAAGTCTTATCACTAATAATCGATCTCGATTTCGACCCTTGTTGACATTTTGACCGCGATCTCTATTGATATTTCGACCACGACTTATATCGACACCGCGATCATTAATCTCGCTATGGCTTAGACGAGCTCGACCGATGACATTCATTAATGTCATTTTATGCTAAATATTTCAAGGGCATATTTTTGACTTATACACTACTAAATTGTTTTTATCCCTTTTGATCTCCTAAAGGCTTATCATTGCCTCGTTgaaaattgaaaagaagaaaTGTTGACGAACCGATTCATGTCATCGTCACTGTATTAAAACAATGGGTCATTCAGTGGTGTCTACGTGGGAGCCCAAACACTATTGGTCATCTGAGTAGTGGTTTCCATTTTCCTTCCAATTAAAAGGATTACAAACCGAACACACCTTTGGTAGTGCAAGTACGGAGTAAACGAGAGCGACAATCTCGAGTGACAATTGGTGTGCTAAGCTAATTATGGGTTGGGCTATAGCGTTGCACGGCGGAGCTGGTGACATACCAAAGGATCTGCCGCCGGAGCTTCGTGAGCCCAGAGAAGTCTGCCTCCGCTATTGCTTACAGATGGGGGTCGATGCTCTCAAGGCCCACAAATCCCCTTTGGATGTTGTTGAACTCGTGGTATACATACCAATTTTACCTTACTATAAAGTTCTAATTTCTCTTTTTCTACCTTACTTCTGGTTTTGCTAAGGATTTGATATTAGTACTTTTTTAATCGGTTGTATTTATGCTTGTCAGTGTAGCTGCCTTCTTCCTAGCGATTTTGCATCTGTTCAATTTCTCATCAAAAGTTGTTCTTTACTCTGTTTAGTGATGGGTATCACCTGTTATATTCTTCCTTTTCAGTTAAatataacttcttttttcttttttatattttattcacATGAGAAATGGAAAAAAGTGTGTTTTTTATTCATTTTCCATCTGTTTCTAACTTTctgtattttcttcttttttaggaGCATGTGATCTCTATTTCTTGTTTTTTACTATGTTAGGATGAGACTAAAGATATGTTACTTAACTATGTTTGATACTTAGGTTGAATTATTTTTTCTCTTTGActtatgaaagaattatttaaaGTGCTCTTACCCCCTGCTTCAGTTTTTCTAGCTAATACATACTCTCATTACTTTAATTCGTGCAAGGGAAAAATGTTACTATTCTGTAAATGCGTTGTGGAAATGCTCCTGAGAAACTTGAAAAACTTGGATCTTCTGAAAACTTGTGGTTTCTGTATAATGGGTAATTTACTTTTTATTGATGTTATGATAGCTTTTAACTGGCTTGAATCAAGCAGGTGCGGGAACTGGAAAATAACCCATACTTCAATGCTGGTAAAGGGTCTGTTCTAACCAGCAATGGTACAGTAGAAATGGAAGCATGCATCATGGATGGTAATACGAAAAACTGTGGAGCTGTTTCCGGCCTAACCACAGTTGTGAATGCTATATCTCTGGCTAGGTTGGTCATGGAAAAAACTCCACATATATATCTTGCGTTTGAGGGAGCGGAAGCATTTGCTAGGGAGCAGGTTCGTAAAACTTTCTAATGTTATTCTCTCTGATGAACATTCCACGGAATCTGAGACAGGGTCCAGTGGCATAGTTAATTCTTTGGCAGTTTTTTGCTTTAAATGGTTTGGTGTGAGTTTGTGAAATTGGCTTGTCGAAATCTATTTTGGTTCAAGTCCTTGGTTAATTATTGCCACATCAATTTAGACACTCCTGCAGAAAGCCATAAGAAAGTTATTTAACTACTTACTGCTGATGAATGGTATCTCTGATAATAACCCCTGGTTGTATGTTTTTATTACATTCAAGTTGGCCCTTTTTTATATTCAATCTATTTGATGAACTGTGATGATTCTGTTATCAAGGGGGTTGAAACCATGGATCCAAGCCACTTTATCACTCCAAGAAATATTGAGAGATTAAAGCAAGCAAAAGAAGCAAACAGAGTCCAGGTATGCAACTCTTCTCCTTCTTTATCATATTTGCTGCAAGATTGTATATTTGTGCCTTTGACCTTGACATTGATTGAAGTCCTCTGCTTTCTTATATGTATATGTTTTTATCTAGTCTTTTGGTTGAGATTTTCTAAGAGCTTTAGTGTTCATTTTTTGCAAACACTGGCACATGTTATTCATATGCACTTGGTCCACTTTTTGTTGCCTCCAAGTGAGTCTAATTACAGTGTCCAGCCTTAATCGCTTAAGTGTAGCTATGCAGATATGCCTCTAACAGAGCTTTCTTGTTCTTTTCCCTTCTTGGCAACTCAACTCTCGTGATTTACGACTAAACTTTCCTGTTATCCTAACTTTGATAAGCTTTCTCCTTAAGTGTTACTGTCTAATGTCGCTGCTACCAATTTACAGGTAGATTATAATACACGACCTATACCAAAAGATGAAAAACCACCGGGTCCTAATGGGGATAGCCAGCTAGGAACAGTTGGATGCGTAGCTGTTGACAGCTATGGACATTTAGCTGCTGCTACCTCTACTGGAGGACTAGTAAACAAGATGGTTGGAAGGATAGGAGATACTCCCATTATTGGTGCAGGTACATACGCAAATAAAATATGTGCAGTTTCCGCTACAGGCCAAGGTGATGCTATAATCCGTGCAACTGTTGCGAGAGATGTGGCTGCTCTAATGGAGTATAAAGGGCTTTCTCTGAAGGAGGCAGCAGACTACGTTGTAGAGGAATCAGCCCCAAAAGGAACCACTGGCCTGATTGCTGTATCTGCCACCGGGGAAGTTACCATGC
Encoded proteins:
- the LOC104092901 gene encoding isoaspartyl peptidase/L-asparaginase 1, encoding MGWAIALHGGAGDIPKDLPPELREPREVCLRYCLQMGVDALKAHKSPLDVVELVVRELENNPYFNAGKGSVLTSNGTVEMEACIMDGNTKNCGAVSGLTTVVNAISLARLVMEKTPHIYLAFEGAEAFAREQGVETMDPSHFITPRNIERLKQAKEANRVQVDYNTRPIPKDEKPPGPNGDSQLGTVGCVAVDSYGHLAAATSTGGLVNKMVGRIGDTPIIGAGTYANKICAVSATGQGDAIIRATVARDVAALMEYKGLSLKEAADYVVEESAPKGTTGLIAVSATGEVTMPFNTTGMFRACATEDGHTELAIW